Proteins encoded by one window of Pseudomonas tructae:
- a CDS encoding homoserine kinase yields MSVFTPLTRPELETFLAPYGLGRLRDFQGIAAGTENSNFFVSLEQGEYVLTLVERGPIQDLPFFIELLDVLHEADLPVPYALRDNTGVALRELAGKPALLQPRLPGKHIKVANNQHCVQVGELLGHLHLATRDNVLERKTDRGLDWMLETGAELMPRLNSEQRQLLQACLDEIKAHQAQIMALPRANLHADLFRDNVLFEGTHLTGLIDFYNACSGPMLYDLAITLNDWCCNDAGVIDGPRARALLGAYAALRPFTSAEAHLWPVMLRLACVRFWLSRLIAAESFAGMDVLIHDPADFEVRLAARQQVEIALPFAL; encoded by the coding sequence ATGTCAGTTTTCACCCCCCTGACCCGGCCTGAGCTGGAAACCTTTCTGGCGCCCTACGGCCTGGGCCGCCTGCGGGACTTCCAGGGCATTGCCGCCGGCACCGAGAACAGCAACTTCTTTGTCAGCCTGGAACAGGGGGAGTACGTGCTGACGCTGGTCGAACGCGGGCCGATCCAGGACCTGCCGTTTTTCATCGAACTGCTCGACGTGTTGCACGAGGCCGACCTGCCAGTGCCCTACGCCTTGCGCGACAACACCGGTGTAGCCCTGCGTGAACTGGCCGGCAAGCCTGCGCTGCTGCAGCCAAGGCTGCCAGGCAAGCACATCAAGGTCGCCAACAACCAGCACTGCGTGCAGGTGGGCGAACTGCTCGGGCACCTGCACCTGGCCACCCGCGACAACGTGCTCGAACGCAAGACCGACCGTGGCCTGGATTGGATGCTGGAGACCGGCGCCGAGCTGATGCCACGCCTGAACAGCGAACAACGCCAACTGCTGCAGGCGTGCCTGGACGAGATCAAAGCGCACCAGGCGCAGATCATGGCGCTGCCACGGGCCAACCTGCATGCTGACCTGTTCCGCGACAATGTGTTGTTCGAAGGCACCCACCTGACTGGCCTGATCGACTTCTACAACGCCTGCTCGGGGCCGATGCTCTACGACCTGGCGATCACCCTTAACGACTGGTGCTGCAATGACGCCGGGGTTATCGACGGCCCGCGGGCGCGGGCGTTGCTGGGGGCTTATGCGGCGCTGCGACCGTTCACCTCGGCCGAGGCGCACCTGTGGCCGGTGATGCTGCGCCTGGCCTGCGTGCGCTTCTGGCTGTCGCGCCTGATTGCCGCCGAGTCGTTTGCCGGGATGGACGTGCTGATTCACGATCCGGCTGACTTTGAAGTGCGCCTGGCGGCGCGGCAGCAGGTGGAGATTGCTTTGCCGTTTGCGCTGTAA